One Fuerstiella marisgermanici DNA window includes the following coding sequences:
- the tal gene encoding transaldolase — protein MSALDQLKQHTTVVADTGDIDAIAEHKPQDATTNPSLLYKAAQMPQYQQLVDDAISYGQAQAHSEEQLLNAIIDKLSVNFGCKILEIIPGRVSTEVDARLSFDEAATVAKAKELIALYDDAGVQSDRILIKIASTWEGIRAAEKLEQSGIHCNLTLLFGFGQAVACADAGVTLISPFVGRIYDWYKADRGVDDIPVDEDPGVESVTRIFEYYKNHGFKTEVMGASFRTKEQVMALCGSDLLTISPNLLAELSSLEADVPKLLDADAARQKDIAKVDMDESTFRWMLNEDAMATEKLAQGIRGFAADLDKLRAFLAQRMETAAV, from the coding sequence ATGAGCGCACTCGATCAACTTAAGCAGCACACAACCGTCGTTGCCGATACGGGCGACATCGATGCCATTGCCGAGCACAAGCCTCAGGATGCCACGACGAACCCGTCGTTGTTGTACAAAGCCGCTCAGATGCCGCAGTACCAGCAGTTGGTAGATGACGCCATCAGCTATGGTCAGGCACAGGCTCATAGCGAAGAGCAATTATTGAACGCCATCATCGACAAATTGAGCGTCAACTTTGGCTGCAAAATTCTGGAGATCATTCCGGGACGAGTCTCCACGGAAGTCGACGCTCGACTTAGCTTTGACGAAGCTGCCACAGTTGCCAAAGCGAAAGAACTGATTGCGTTGTATGACGACGCGGGAGTTCAGTCAGATCGCATCCTGATCAAAATAGCCAGCACCTGGGAAGGGATTCGAGCTGCCGAAAAGCTGGAGCAGTCAGGCATCCATTGCAACCTTACGCTACTGTTCGGCTTTGGCCAGGCCGTCGCCTGCGCAGACGCCGGGGTCACTTTGATCAGCCCGTTCGTGGGCCGTATTTACGACTGGTATAAGGCCGATCGCGGTGTTGACGATATCCCCGTGGACGAAGATCCGGGCGTCGAATCTGTGACTCGCATTTTTGAATACTACAAGAATCACGGCTTCAAAACAGAAGTCATGGGCGCCAGCTTCCGTACCAAAGAGCAGGTAATGGCTCTCTGCGGCAGCGACCTGCTGACGATTTCCCCCAACCTGCTGGCCGAACTGTCGTCGCTGGAAGCTGACGTGCCGAAGCTACTGGACGCCGACGCGGCCAGGCAAAAGGACATTGCGAAAGTGGACATGGACGAATCCACGTTCCGCTGGATGTTAAACGAAGACGCCATGGCCACTGAAAAACTGGCTCAAGGCATTCGAGGCTTCGCAGCCGACTTAGACAAGCTGCGAGCGTTCCTGGCTCAGCGGATGGAAACGGCGGCCGTTTAG
- a CDS encoding sulfatase family protein yields the protein MNLLPHLTRFVFALLVVVGGPTVISAKQTPNVVVIFMDDMGYADIGPFGAEGYDTPHLDRMAKEGRIFTDFYVTQAVCSASRAGLLTGCYNVRVGIGGALGPKSKIGIHENEVTLGEIAKQKGYATACYGKWHLGHHKKFLPMQHGFDDYFGLPYSNDMWPYHPGVRHLSVEKRIERWPHLPLIDKNEVINAEVSPKDQEQLTTQYTEKAVQFIKDHKEEPFLVYLPHSMVHVPLYVSEKFKGQSDRGLFGDVMMEVDWSVGQILDTLRQHDLQDNTLVIFTSDNGPWLSYGDHAGSAGPLREGKGTMFEGGCRESCVMWWPGTIPAGTTCTEPAMTIDILPTVAYLIGAELPAHKIDGRNIWPLIAGENDAKSPHEAYYFYYGKQLQAIRSGKWKMHFPHGYRTMAGKPGGMDGNPTAYSQRKIGLELFDLDADIGETTNVADQHPEVVKRLNRLADAMRRDLGDNNVKGAGIRPAGQL from the coding sequence ATGAATCTGCTCCCACATTTGACGCGTTTCGTTTTCGCTCTGCTCGTCGTAGTCGGCGGGCCGACTGTTATAAGTGCAAAGCAAACTCCTAACGTTGTCGTAATCTTTATGGACGACATGGGCTACGCCGACATTGGGCCGTTTGGCGCCGAAGGGTATGACACGCCGCATCTGGATCGCATGGCGAAGGAGGGGCGGATCTTCACCGACTTCTACGTGACTCAGGCCGTCTGTTCTGCATCGCGAGCGGGTTTGCTGACCGGCTGTTACAACGTGCGTGTCGGCATCGGCGGCGCTTTGGGGCCAAAGTCAAAGATCGGCATCCACGAAAATGAGGTCACTCTTGGGGAGATCGCGAAGCAAAAGGGGTATGCAACCGCTTGCTACGGCAAGTGGCACCTTGGTCATCACAAGAAGTTTCTTCCGATGCAGCATGGCTTCGATGACTACTTCGGGCTGCCATACAGCAACGACATGTGGCCGTATCATCCGGGAGTGCGTCACCTGTCGGTGGAAAAACGCATTGAGAGATGGCCCCATCTTCCGCTGATCGATAAGAATGAAGTCATCAATGCAGAAGTCTCGCCGAAAGACCAGGAACAGCTAACAACTCAATACACCGAAAAGGCGGTTCAGTTTATCAAGGACCATAAAGAGGAACCGTTTCTGGTTTATCTGCCTCACAGCATGGTGCATGTTCCGCTTTACGTTTCGGAGAAGTTCAAAGGCCAGAGTGATCGCGGCCTGTTTGGCGATGTGATGATGGAAGTGGACTGGTCCGTCGGACAGATTCTGGACACTCTGCGACAGCACGACCTGCAGGATAATACGCTGGTGATCTTCACATCTGACAACGGGCCGTGGCTTAGTTACGGCGACCACGCGGGCAGCGCAGGCCCGCTTCGTGAAGGCAAAGGAACGATGTTCGAAGGCGGCTGCCGTGAGAGTTGCGTGATGTGGTGGCCGGGGACGATCCCAGCGGGAACAACGTGCACTGAGCCCGCGATGACGATCGACATTCTGCCGACTGTTGCTTACCTGATTGGGGCAGAATTGCCCGCTCACAAAATTGACGGCAGGAACATTTGGCCCCTGATAGCGGGCGAAAATGATGCGAAGTCGCCTCACGAGGCATACTATTTCTACTACGGAAAACAGTTGCAGGCCATTCGTAGCGGCAAGTGGAAGATGCACTTCCCTCACGGCTATCGAACGATGGCTGGAAAGCCTGGCGGAATGGACGGTAATCCCACAGCTTATTCTCAGCGGAAAATCGGTCTGGAGCTGTTTGATCTGGATGCTGATATCGGTGAAACAACCAACGTGGCCGACCAGCATCCTGAGGTCGTGAAGCGGCTGAACAGGCTGGCGGATGCAATGAGACGAGATCTTGGCGACAATAACGTCAAGGGAGCCGGAATTCGCCCTGCAGGTCAGCTGTAA